The genome window GGATCTGGGCGCGCCGCTCGGTTTTCTGGCGCCAGGGCCAGCCGCTATTGGTAGCTGAGTGTTTTCTGCCCGGATTCTGGGACTTGATCAACGGCCAGCCCGTGCCGCCGCTGGTGCCGCATCAACGCACGGCGCGCTAAGCGCAGGGCTGCGGTCAGCACCCCATTTGCTTGCGGAACGTCACCAGGTAGCTCGCCTTTTCGTCGCTAGACAGTTTCTTTGTTGCTGCCTCGAACATCGGCCCGCCTGTGGCGCAGGCCGTTTGCATGGCCCGTTCCTGCTGGATGCCCTCGTAGTGGTGATAGCACCGCATCAGCACCATGGCCAGCAGGCCAACCGCGAGCACGACGCCCCACGGATTTGGGCGCAATCTGGGCGCAGGCATTACCGCTTGCGGGGCACGCGGAAGGTAAATTGCTTCAGCCGCCACCGTGGCAGTTGCCGCCGCGGTGGTTGCGGCCGTGGTGGTTGCGGCCGCAGCAGGCTCTGCACCCACAGGCGAGCCATACTTCACGAAAAATTCGGCGACACGCTCGACGCCGTAAGTACGCTCAGCCCGCGACCACCAATCCCCAGGCAGCAAGATGAAGTTCAGGCAATCTCCAATGCCATCCTGCGCCGGCAATCTGAAGGCATATCCTGGCGCCAGCATCTACACCTCATCCATCCAAACCTATACTCCCCCACCTAGCCCCATCCTATAACCCCTTACCCAATACACTACCAATACTTCAACCTTCAATTCCCCAATTTCACCTCCTAAATCACCCTCCCACCCCCTTCCTCCACACCCCCCTTCCTCCCCCTCAACCTAATCTCCCACCACCACTCCATACTCCTATCAAACAACAACAATATACTACTTCACTCTAACACATACTCTAATCTAAAACCATAATCCATTCACCTACTCCCTTTCATCTTCATCAACGCTCCGTCCATCATTATCACTCAATAATTAACATCTTACAACCCACACACTCTCATAAAAAACCCTATTCTCATAGACCAACAATATAACTCTTCATTCCTCAATCACTTATTCCTCCCCAACCCCTCCTTCCTCAACCACACAAATCCTAAACCCATACCTCTACAACTCAATTCACCCCCTCACAAACCACTTAACTAAACTTACTAATCCTCACTTTCCTTCATCCCTACCACCTTAATCAACCCCCCAAATAAATTTATTATAAACCCCCCCCCCCCCACCCAACCCCCACTTTTTATTAAAAAATAAATCCACCCACCCCCAACAATTTGCGCTTTGCTGCGCAGGCAAACGACTGGAACTGGCGAGCTACGCCATCAGCCATTCGATCCGGTTACGGCCCAGTTGCTTGGCGTTATAAAGCGCCTGGTCGCTGCGGCCCAACGCCAGTTCTGCATCCGCGTCCAGCGTGTGCATCGTAGCGATGCCTATGCTGACGGTCAGCGGAATACGCCGCCCCGCCGCAGAAAATGGCGCATCCGCAATGCGCCGCTGAACGCCGCGGGCAAACTGATGGGCGTCTTCAATGCCGGCATCCGGCAGCACGATGGCGAACTCTTCGCCCCCGATGCGCCCTACCAGATCGATCTCGCGCAATTGCGCGCGCAGCGTGTTCGCAAAATGCTGAAGCACGCCGTCGCCTATCGCGTGGCCCCAGGTGTCGTTGATGGATTTGAAGTGGTCAAGATCGCACATCAGCACCGCCGAATGGCGATTGCCTTCGCGCTTTAAGCGGGCCAGTTCGGCCGCGATGCGCGACATGAAATGGCGGCGGTTGGGCAGCATCGTCAAGGCGTCGGTGACGGCCAGTTCCAGCAGTTCGAAATCAGCGCGCTTGCGGTCGGTAATGTCAGTGACAAAGCCATGCCAGACCACTGAGCCGTCGGCGGCGCGGCGCGGGCTGGCGTCGCCACGGCGCCAGCGCAGGCCTTGCAGGGGCAGGCAGACGCGAAACTCCAGCTGCCAGGGTGATTGTTCCAGGGTGGCAACGCGCAATGACTCGCGATAGGCCGTCAAATCGTCGGCGTGAACCCGGTGTTCAATCGCCAGGGTGCTGGCTTGCACATCGTTCGCGGTCAGTTCGAACATGTCCCAGATGCCCGCGCTGACGTAGGAAAAGCGCGCTCCGCCCTCGGGAAGCGCAATGCACTGGAAAACCAGGCCGGGCACGGCGTCAGTCAGGTTCACGACCAGATCGGCCGTCTGTTGCACGCGTTGCGCCATGGCGCGCAGGGCGCTGATGTCGGTGGTAGTGCCCATCATGCGCAAGGCACGGCCGGATTCATCGCGGCTGACGACCTTGCCCCGGCTGCAAATCCATTTGTAGCTGCCGTCCTTGCAGCGGATGCGGTGCTCGACCTCGTAACTCTCGGTCTTGCCGTCAAAATGGGCCTGCATTGATTCGCGCACATAAGCGGCGTCATCAGGATGCAAACGCGAATAGGCTTCTTCGATGCGAGTGGACAGTTCGTCTTCGCTATAACCCAGCAGCGCCTTCCAGCCGGGCGAGTAGCGGATTTCGCCTGTCACCACGTTGCGGTCCCAGACGCCTGTGCCGCTGCCGGCAATTGCCAGGGACAATTTGCGCGCTTCGTCACGCCAACCGTCTTCGCCTGCCCGGTCCAAGGCCATCGCCTGGCGCTTTTCGATGGCCGTGGCGGCCAGGGCGGCGAAATCATGGAGCGCCCGCCTGTCGCCATCATCAAAGCCCCGCTCTTGACTGTGCAGAAGACGAAAAGCGCCTAATTGCCGGCCGTCGCGGGCGCGCAACGGACACTCGGCCACAAAGGGAAATGCGGTGACGGCTGTGTCTATAGCCAGGTCGCCCGCTTGAGCCTGCCACACGCCATCGGCATCAATGCAAGCGACCCGCACGATATCCACGCCGAAATAACGTCTTGCCAGACGCGCCAGCCTATCTAAGGGGCCGTCCTGATCCAGCAGGCAGTCAGAAGAAATATCCGGACTATCCGTTGGCGCAGGAGCAGAGGGAACATCACCTGAAGCGGGCATTTCCAGACCTGATCAATACGCAATTCATAAGTCCAACCAAGCGCACATGCTACCCGCTTCGGATGACATTTTGTCACTTTCGCACGCAAAATAGCAGTACTTTGGGAGATATCATCGCTCCCCTATGCGTACATACCGTTACACAGCAGCCCTCTGGCTGCGGCCCTTTTTTCTGTTGGCCTTGGCGGGTCTGGTGACCGTGTACGCCGGGGTTTGCAGCGCCCAATCCTTTGACCGTCAGGCCGAGAATCAGCGCTATCAGCAATGGCTGCATGACTTCCAGCAGGACTTCCAGCAATTGCTGCTGGCGCCCGATCCCAAAACTGCCGACGTGGACGCGCTCTTCGCCAAAACCCTGGTGCCCGGCTCACGAGCTACCCAGGCAGTCAGGGAATTGGCACAGGCTCCGCGCGGCAGCACGCAGGGGCAAATCCGCTTCGTGGGCATTCAACGCGTGTTCATGGCCGCGCTGGCCAGCTCGGTGGTAGCGGGTGACGGCGGGATCTATCCCGACACCCATGCCGGCTACAAGAAAGACGCGCTGCGGGTCCGTTACATGCACGTGGACGGCGGCGGGCGGCTGGAACGTTATTTCAGCAACCCTGAAATCTTCAAACCCTACCGCTTGCCAGACCCAGGCGAGTTCGCGCGCGATGCCTACCCATTCCTGCTGTTTGAAGACCATCAGGGCAAACTGCGGCTGGGCGGCATATCCAAGGAATTCTGGGATCTGGTGAAGTTCATGGACACGCTCCAATATGCTTAAGCGCCTGCCTATGGCCATCGCGCTGGCAGCCGCCGCACACGCCGCACCCGCACTGGCGAGCTGCGGCCCTGCGAATTCGGATTTCTCTGTTGCGCCGGCATTGCCGGCCATGTCTGTCTCCGTCAACCTCAGCGACGAACGGGTGTTGCTTGGCCGGCATGGCGAACGCGTTCCGACGCGCAGCAAACTGGTGTGGACCGAAGATACTGGCGATCTGACCCCGCAAACGTGGGCCGACAAGGTCGATTGGCCTGCCTATCAAGTCTTGGACAAGTCGGTCCGGCCGGCCCCAACCAAGCTGTATTTCGATCCAGAAGGCCGGTTGTGCCGCGTGGAGCGCTACACACAGGCCAGGGGCAAACCGTTGCTGACTGGCGGCTACCTGCTGGCGTATGACGCTTCTGGCGCGCTGACCCACGCCACGGAGTACGACATGGGCTCGGGCGGCACCTCTGACCAGCTGTCTTACACGGCAACACGCAACGCTTGCCTTGTCCGCAACGCGCAAGGCGCGCTGACGGCTTATATCGACGACCTTTGCGGCGATCCCAAAGGGCCGGGCATCAGCCGGCACTATGTGCGCAATGAAGCGGGTCAGTTGCTTCGCGTGATTGACACCCTGACACCGGGCCAGCCGCTGGCCGTTCAGACGTTCGATCCGCAAGGCAAGCCGGGCCAGCGTTATTTGACGCAGCATTCCGCCCGTGGAGCGCCAGCCGTGGGCCAAGGAACCTACGGCTACCCTGCCCCGCCGTCCAAGCAAGACCGCGCGTATCCGCTGCAAAAAGAAAGTTTGGCGGCGCTATCGGGCGAAATTCCTGGCATGCAATGGCGCATCGTGCGCATTGCGGACGATGTCCCCATGGACGGAGAAGATCAATCATCCTGGGACCCCGATCTGCAAATCGTGCTGGCCAAGGGTGAGACCGATCCCCAAGGGGTGGCGCGGCTGACGCCACAGGCCCAAGAGCAGATTTGGCAGGCCATGCACGCCCATCCGGGCCGGGTACTGTTTTATTTCGATCCGATGGGACGCGTTGTGCTGCTGCCAGCCCTGACGCAGGCGCGTTGGCAAGCTTGCGGCGATCCGGCGAACCTGACGCCGGATGCTTGCGGCGGCTGAAAGCGCGCCCGGCTACGTGTTGCGCGCCCCGGTTTGCGCCGGGACGAGCCCTTCACTTTTTGCTTGGCCGCGTATCCACCGCCAGGCACAACACCGCAGTCAGCAAGGCCAGGCCCACGTGCGCCATGTACAACGGTGAAAACGCCGCATGGCTGGCTTCCCCATGGCCCAGCATCAGCACCGTAATCGCGACTCCCAGCACGCCTCCGATCTGGCGCGTGGCCTGATTGACGGCGCTGCCCACGGCATAGTGCTGCGCCGGCAATCGGCTGACGGCAGCTCCCGACAAAGACGGCAACACCATGCCCACGCCTATGCCGCTGAGTAGCAAGCCCGGCAGCCATTGCGTCAGATAGGCCGGCTGTTCGCCCGGCACCAGCAAAAACCACAGGCCGCTGGCCGCGTAGATCAGCGACCCGCCCACCAGAAAGGGCCGGTGCCCCATGCGCGCCGCCAAGCGCCCGGTCAAGATAGCCGTGGGCATCACCAGCAGCGGCCCAGGCGTTACCGCCAGACCGGCCCGCGGCAGGCTGTAGTGCCACACGCCCGTCATGTAAAAGAAGAACGCAAAGAACATCATGGCAAACGCAATCCCGAAGCTCAACGTAGCCAGGTTCACATACCGGTAAGTGCGGTGCTTGAACAACGCCAAGTCCACCAGGGGATGCGGCGTGGCGCGCGCCCAGGCCACGAAGGCCGCCAGCGCGACAACGCCCATCGTGGCCACGACGCCCAATTCCAGACGGCTCCAGGACGGCGATTCAGACTGCACGATCGCCAGCGCCATCGCGCCTACGGCCACCATCAGCAGCGCCATGCCTACGCCATCCACACGCCGGCGGGCGTCGGGCTTCACGGATTCCTTAAGCAGGCTCGCGCCGTACCAAAGCGACAAGGCTCCCAAAGGCAGATTGATGTAGAACGCCCAAGGCCAGCCGGCCGTATCCACCACGAAAGCCCCCAGGCTGGGACCAACCGCGGCCGCCAGGCCGCCCACGGCGCCCCAAAGACTGACCGCCACGGCCCGCTGCGACACGGGAAATGCCGCCAGCACGATCGATAGCGACGCGGGCGTCAACAAGGCCGCGCCAATCGCCTGCAACACACGAGCGGCGATCAGCCAGGCCACGCTGCCTGCCAGACCGCAGGCCGCTGAGGCCGCCAGAAAAAGCACCACCCCCACCATGAACATCCGCTTGCGTCCGTGGGTGTCAGCCAAGCCGCCTGAAGGGATCAGCATTGCCGCGAAGACGACGGTATAGGCGTTAAGCACCCAGGACATATCCGCGGCAGTTGCCTCGGGAAATCCGGCGCGCAGCGCGCCGAACGCGGCGTACAACATGGTGCTGTCCAACGACACCAGAAAGACAGCGATGCTGGACACCCAGAATATGGGCCATGGAGACGCCGTGGCAGGCGCGTGGGCTGGCGGTTGGCCAGGCGCAAGCGCTGGCTCATTCGCGGCGGCATTTGCAGATAGCGGCGCTGGCGCGGATCGGGCGGTGGCGTGCATGATGGTCTTATCCCAATGCCTTCAAATACACCGCCGGCTCGGCGGACAAGCCCTGCTTTACCTGGCGGGTCAGCTCATCGGCCAGCACTTCCTCGGCGCCCGCTTCCAGACCGTCAAACGCCTGGCTCACGATGGCTTGCGGCGTGGACTTGGGACCGTCAATACCCTTCGTCAGGTCCGTATCAACAAAGCCCATATGCAAACCCAGCACCTGGGTTTTTTGAGCGCGGAATTCATTGCGCAAGCCATTCGTCATGGCCCACGCGGCAGATTTGCTCATGGCGTAGACGCCCAGCAGCGGACCATTGATCCAGCTGGCGATCGACAGCACGTTCAGCAATGCCCCGCCGCCGTTGGCGGCCAGCACCGGCGCAAATGCCTGAGCGACGCGTAATGAACCGAACAGATTGGTGTCCAGGTGACGCTGCGCCGATTCGATGCTGCCGGGCGCCATGAAGCCGCCAAAATCGGCAATGCCCGCGTTGTTGATCACCAGGGTGACATCCGTGGCGTAGGCGGCTGCGGCGGCCACGTCCTCGGGGCTGGTCACATCCAGCTTGATCGGCTCCACGCCTTCCAACGTAATAGAGGACGGGTTGCGCGCGCCGGCATAGACCTTGCGTGCGCCGCGCGCCAAGGCTTCGCGGGCAAACGCCAGTCCCAGGCCACGGTTGGCGCCGGTAATCAGTACGACTGCATTCTTGAGATCCATGACGGATATTCCTGATGAAAGTGACTGCTACGAATAAACAAATATGATGATCATCATATTTTGTGGGGGTAAAAAGACCGCGCAAGGCGGCCTCGGGAATTGCGGTTTATTGAGACGTGCTGACGGCCTCGTGGTCGTATTGATCCAGGATGGCTTTGCGGGCGGACGCCAGCACGGCGCGTCCTTGCGGGTTGTCGCCAAACGCCCGGGCCAGTTGCAAGGCGCCCACCAATGTACTGGTGACCGCCACGCCGGCATGCTCATCCGCCGTGGCGGGCAGCGCTTGTTGAACGGCTTCGAGCAGCCGTTGAACACGTGTTGCAGAGACTTCGCGCACTTCGGCAGATTGGCGCGGAATCTCCGAGGCCAAGGCCGACACGGGGCACCCGCCTTCGCAACCCACGAGATGGCTATCGCCCAGATAGGCTTCCACCCAGGCACGCAACGGGCTTGCGCCTTCGGCACGGCGTTGCGCCATGTTCTTGGACATCCGGGCCGCGCCGTCACGGCCGGCGCGTTCCATCGCGGCGGCCAGCAGCGCGTCGCGCGATGGAAAATGGGCGTAGAACCCGCCGTGGGTCAGACCCGCTTCTTTCATGACGTCTGCGACGCCCACCCCCGCGTACCCTTCGCGGCGAATCGCACGCGCGGCCGCATCAACGATGCGTTCGTGAGACAGCTCTTTGCGGTTTGACGGGGGGCACATGATCGGATGCCTTAAATATGATGAAGATCATATTAATCCTGGAAAAAACCCACGTGCAAGAAAAATCTTTGGGTGAGTTGTAACCGGTCAGTTCAGGCGCGTTTTCAGCGCCACACTTCCGGTTCGACGCTGACTTCGCCCTTGTCGGCCGAAAAGTACACAATGCCGTCCGAAATATTGGCATTGAGCTGCATCGTGCGCTCGGCCAGCTTGGCCAGCGCGCGGGTCTGATCCGACGGCAGATTGATGATCTTCAGGTTGCGGGTGCGTTCCAGCTTATTGCGCACCCCGTCCCACCAGATCTTGCTTGCCGACCCGCCGTAGCAATAGACGATGACTTCGTCGGCACGGCCACAGGCGCGCAGAATGCGGCGTTCTTCGGGCTGGCCCACTTCAATCCACAGTTTGACCGCGCCCGTCAGATCCTTGACCCACAGATCAGGCTCGTCGGTGTCGCTCAAGCCTTTGGTGAACGCCAGATCTTCCTGCGCATGCAGCGCAAAGGCGACCAGGCGCACCATCAGGCGTTCGTCGGTTTCCGAGGGGTGGCGGGCGACCGTCAGCGAGTGGCTGCCGTAATAGTGGCGGTCGGTATCGGCGACGTTGAGTTCGGCCTTGTAGATAGTGGCGCGCAGGGCCATGGCGAAAAATCCGGTAGATAAAGCGAATTGCGTGAAGGCCGCCATGATACCGCCTTGCAGCGGCCCGGCGCGCACAACGGCGCTACACTCCGCCTGCGGCACTGCCCGCCGCTCATCGTCTTGATCCGTCGCGCCGACCCATGACCGCCACTGCTGCCCTGCTCGCCTTCACGCTAGCCGCCGCCATTCTTACCATTACGCCCGGCCTGGACAATGCCTTGGTGTTACGCACTGCTGCCGTCGAGGGCGGACGGCGCGCACTGATGGCTGGCCTGGGCATCAGCGCCGGCTGCCTGCTCTGGGGCGCCATCGCCGCGCTGGGCCTGGGGTCCCTGCTGGCGGTTTCCACCTTGGCTTACGACGTGCTGCGTGTCTGCGCGGCGATCTATCTGTTCTATCTGGGGGCGAAGCTGCTTTGGCGCACGCTGCCCGGGCGTAAATCTGCCGGGGTTGTTGCGGCTGCCGGCATGTCTGCGGGGCGAGCGCCTGCCGCGTCCTACGCCGCCCCGCGCAACACCAGCGCGACCGGCTGGTTTCTGCGCGGCTGCCTGACCAACGCGTTGAACCCCAAGGTTGGCGTCTTCTACATCACCTTCCTGCCCCAGTTCATCCCCGCCGGCACAGACGTGTTGAGCTTCAGCTTGCTGCTGTCTGCCGTTCACGCGATGGTGGGAATGGCCTGGTTTGCCTTACTGGTTGCCGCGACCCGGCCATTGGCAAGATGGTTATCCCGCCCAGCGGTCATGACGGGTCTGGACCGTATGACCGGGGCGGTGTTTATTGCTTTTGGATTGCGGCTGGCGCTGGAAAAGCGTTAATAAACCCCGATGGCGTGCCGGGCGACAAAATGCCCGTCTCCCACGGCAACCAAGGGTTCTACCAGCGGATCGTCTCCCAGCTTGCGCATCGGGCTCGGAATCTCGTCCACCAGCAACGACCGCTCGCGGTGCCGGCGCTGCGGATCGGCAATTGGCACAGCGGCCATCAGCTTCTTGGTATAGGGATGCTGCGGGTTTTCGAAGATTGCCCGGCGCGGCCCGATCTCGACGATCTGGCCCAGGTACATCACCGCCACACGGTGGCTCACCCGTTCCACCACCGCCATATCGTGCGAAATGAACAGGAACGACACGCCCAGTTCACGTTGCAGGTCCAGCAGCAGATTCACGATCTGCGCCTGAATCGACACGTCCAGCGCTGACACGGATTCATCCGCAATCACCACCTTGGGATTCAGCGCCAACGCGCGCGCAATGCAGATGCGCTGGCGTTGACCGCCCGAAAATTCATGCGGATAGCGGTCGATCATTTCGGGCAGCAGCCCGCACTTGTCCATCAGCCAGCGCACGCGGTCCTGCGCTGCCTTGCCGCGCGCCACGTTGTGGATCAGCAAGGGTTCCATGATGGAATAGCCCACCGTCATCCGCGGATCCAGTGACGCAAAAGGATCTTGGAAGATGAACTGGATGTGCTGGCGCAGCGTCTGCATGGCGCTGCCGCGCAGGGCGCCGATGTTCTGGCCGTCGAACTCGATCGTGCCGCTCTTGCTCTTGACCAGTTGCAGCAGCGAACGGCCCGTCGTAGTCTTGCCGCAACCGGATTCCCCCACCAGCGAAAGCGTTTCGCCGGGGTAGAGATCAAAGCTGACCTTTTCCACTGCGTGCACGCGCTTTTGCACCCTGCCAAGAATGCCGCCCGTGATGTCAAAGCTGGTCGTCAGGTCGCGCACCTTCAGCACCGGACCGTTTTCACGGCGCACGGTGGACGGGGCGGCCACAGGGGAATCCACCAACTGCGCCGGGTTGGGCACGCTGGCGGCTTCATCCACCTTCAGGAGCGGGAACGGCGCGGGTTCGTCCGTGCCGTGCATGGCGCCCAGACGCGGCACGGCAGACAGCAAGGCGCGGGTGTAGGGGTGCTTCGGGGCCGCGAAAATCTCGTCCGAACCGCCCTCTTCGACCTTGTCGCCGCGATACATGACCAGCACGCGATCAGCCACTTCCGCCACCACGCCCATATCGTGCGTGATGAAAATCACGCCCATGTCCATTTCTTCTTGCAGCTGACGGATCAGTTGCAGGATCTGGGCCTGGATGGTGACGTCCAGCGCGGTCGTGGGTTCGTCCGCAATGAGCAGCTGAGGCTTGCAGGACAGCGCCATGGCGATCATCAC of Achromobacter seleniivolatilans contains these proteins:
- a CDS encoding YaeQ family protein, with amino-acid sequence MALRATIYKAELNVADTDRHYYGSHSLTVARHPSETDERLMVRLVAFALHAQEDLAFTKGLSDTDEPDLWVKDLTGAVKLWIEVGQPEERRILRACGRADEVIVYCYGGSASKIWWDGVRNKLERTRNLKIINLPSDQTRALAKLAERTMQLNANISDGIVYFSADKGEVSVEPEVWR
- a CDS encoding dipeptide ABC transporter ATP-binding protein — encoded protein: MDPKRVVQVNDLTVRFKTPDRTVEAVRNVSFHVDRGETLAIVGESGSGKSVTSLALMRLVEYGGGKIVNGGMLLRRRSGDVLDLANASDTTLQRVRGADVAMIFQEPMTSLNPSFTAGNQIAEALQLHQGLDAAGARAETLRMLERVRIPEARAILDRYPHQLSGGMRQRVMIAMALSCKPQLLIADEPTTALDVTIQAQILQLIRQLQEEMDMGVIFITHDMGVVAEVADRVLVMYRGDKVEEGGSDEIFAAPKHPYTRALLSAVPRLGAMHGTDEPAPFPLLKVDEAASVPNPAQLVDSPVAAPSTVRRENGPVLKVRDLTTSFDITGGILGRVQKRVHAVEKVSFDLYPGETLSLVGESGCGKTTTGRSLLQLVKSKSGTIEFDGQNIGALRGSAMQTLRQHIQFIFQDPFASLDPRMTVGYSIMEPLLIHNVARGKAAQDRVRWLMDKCGLLPEMIDRYPHEFSGGQRQRICIARALALNPKVVIADESVSALDVSIQAQIVNLLLDLQRELGVSFLFISHDMAVVERVSHRVAVMYLGQIVEIGPRRAIFENPQHPYTKKLMAAVPIADPQRRHRERSLLVDEIPSPMRKLGDDPLVEPLVAVGDGHFVARHAIGVY
- a CDS encoding sensor domain-containing diguanylate cyclase translates to MPASGDVPSAPAPTDSPDISSDCLLDQDGPLDRLARLARRYFGVDIVRVACIDADGVWQAQAGDLAIDTAVTAFPFVAECPLRARDGRQLGAFRLLHSQERGFDDGDRRALHDFAALAATAIEKRQAMALDRAGEDGWRDEARKLSLAIAGSGTGVWDRNVVTGEIRYSPGWKALLGYSEDELSTRIEEAYSRLHPDDAAYVRESMQAHFDGKTESYEVEHRIRCKDGSYKWICSRGKVVSRDESGRALRMMGTTTDISALRAMAQRVQQTADLVVNLTDAVPGLVFQCIALPEGGARFSYVSAGIWDMFELTANDVQASTLAIEHRVHADDLTAYRESLRVATLEQSPWQLEFRVCLPLQGLRWRRGDASPRRAADGSVVWHGFVTDITDRKRADFELLELAVTDALTMLPNRRHFMSRIAAELARLKREGNRHSAVLMCDLDHFKSINDTWGHAIGDGVLQHFANTLRAQLREIDLVGRIGGEEFAIVLPDAGIEDAHQFARGVQRRIADAPFSAAGRRIPLTVSIGIATMHTLDADAELALGRSDQALYNAKQLGRNRIEWLMA
- a CDS encoding SDR family oxidoreductase, which translates into the protein MDLKNAVVLITGANRGLGLAFAREALARGARKVYAGARNPSSITLEGVEPIKLDVTSPEDVAAAAAYATDVTLVINNAGIADFGGFMAPGSIESAQRHLDTNLFGSLRVAQAFAPVLAANGGGALLNVLSIASWINGPLLGVYAMSKSAAWAMTNGLRNEFRAQKTQVLGLHMGFVDTDLTKGIDGPKSTPQAIVSQAFDGLEAGAEEVLADELTRQVKQGLSAEPAVYLKALG
- a CDS encoding MFS transporter encodes the protein MHATARSAPAPLSANAAANEPALAPGQPPAHAPATASPWPIFWVSSIAVFLVSLDSTMLYAAFGALRAGFPEATAADMSWVLNAYTVVFAAMLIPSGGLADTHGRKRMFMVGVVLFLAASAACGLAGSVAWLIAARVLQAIGAALLTPASLSIVLAAFPVSQRAVAVSLWGAVGGLAAAVGPSLGAFVVDTAGWPWAFYINLPLGALSLWYGASLLKESVKPDARRRVDGVGMALLMVAVGAMALAIVQSESPSWSRLELGVVATMGVVALAAFVAWARATPHPLVDLALFKHRTYRYVNLATLSFGIAFAMMFFAFFFYMTGVWHYSLPRAGLAVTPGPLLVMPTAILTGRLAARMGHRPFLVGGSLIYAASGLWFLLVPGEQPAYLTQWLPGLLLSGIGVGMVLPSLSGAAVSRLPAQHYAVGSAVNQATRQIGGVLGVAITVLMLGHGEASHAAFSPLYMAHVGLALLTAVLCLAVDTRPSKK
- a CDS encoding LysE family translocator, producing MTATAALLAFTLAAAILTITPGLDNALVLRTAAVEGGRRALMAGLGISAGCLLWGAIAALGLGSLLAVSTLAYDVLRVCAAIYLFYLGAKLLWRTLPGRKSAGVVAAAGMSAGRAPAASYAAPRNTSATGWFLRGCLTNALNPKVGVFYITFLPQFIPAGTDVLSFSLLLSAVHAMVGMAWFALLVAATRPLARWLSRPAVMTGLDRMTGAVFIAFGLRLALEKR
- a CDS encoding TetR/AcrR family transcriptional regulator, which codes for MCPPSNRKELSHERIVDAAARAIRREGYAGVGVADVMKEAGLTHGGFYAHFPSRDALLAAAMERAGRDGAARMSKNMAQRRAEGASPLRAWVEAYLGDSHLVGCEGGCPVSALASEIPRQSAEVREVSATRVQRLLEAVQQALPATADEHAGVAVTSTLVGALQLARAFGDNPQGRAVLASARKAILDQYDHEAVSTSQ